The window tgtacaataattaaaaggcttaaaaagtctgtttttgaagcagagctgaaggtcctgaccagatccacacttttaaaaatgtcagtttatcagaaaaTTCACATACGCAgatatgtaatatttgcaacttgaataagtaataaatacagaaacagttatttaacaagtttaaaagtagttacatttattttacatgacattcggttacatttagtgacatttactctgccgcacagtcacatctggcccttgatggcggccattttgctgatgtggccctcggtgaaaatgagtttgacgcctctggactaaaccaaaaataaatagaaaataatgagtttaatgaagaaataaaagcatCTTACCAAATCCTTATCAGATTATAAAACTTAAAGGAGACCGATTGTGCAAAAATAAACttcagagcttttgaccatattattattattattattattattattattattattattattattattgttgttgttgttgttttagtcattttagatcaatattgcagttttaaATGACCAAAATGTAACTTATAACTAATAAttatccacgagtgtcatagattataactatacggccgacaaaagcacaatatgtcgaAGCAGCTTAGGTTGAACTCAACATTTCTGTCTGTGTTCTGACTTTTAAATGAATAGTGTATTAAAAAGTAAAGCCTATGTGAGGTATAATAGTCCTGAAGTTAAGTGTAACACCCTCTACTGTCAACTGTCAAAAGAAATAATGTGCAGCGAGGCCATTGTCAACATCAGAGTCTTTACAGCTTTTCACtaaaccaaaagaaaaatgatTCTACGGTTCGACCCTGTTCACGCAAATGTCAGGCCCTGTGTTTGTAAAGCtaataaaaaaatgatgatTAACGTGTCCCATTGTGTCGCTAATCTGGACCGCTCTTCAAAGCATGAGTACAGTGTGGGGCGAGGGTCAAAAAACATTCAACCATTCAACCATTGTCCCAAAAAGCCAAACCCTCTGCTTTTACTTTGACAGCGATTCCCTGGGATCCATAGGTCACTGGACACACTTCTTGTTTAGCAGATACAGGCGAGGTTCTtggaaaacaataaaacaatctcTACAGATAGTTGGGATTCTTACGAAGCTAATTTCATTTGCGCTTTCACTTTCTTAATTGCAGTTTGGTTCTGATAAATGACTGGGATTACTAGATTTGGTCAAGTAGGTTATGATGTaatgcaggggtgtcaaactcaatttcagcaaaatggttcgtctcagatttgcaaagatataaaaaaatatgtctgtgtaactgcgtaactcctgataaactgacattttatgacgtcatacatttaaatttaccttgccacgggccacataaaatgacatggcgggccgcatttgacccccgggccttgagtttgatacATGTGATCTAACGTCTGAAATCATGTGAAATTGTTTAAAAAGGCGCAGGTTCAGATAGCATTTTTGACGTTGTTTCGCATGTAGCTTCGTTAGCATTGTAAGAAGCTTTTATTTGGGTGATTTATTACGTTGGTTGTTCAGCAGTATAATTTACAAATCAATTACAGGTTCTGGAAGAAATGATTTAGAACAAAAGCGCGTTGTCGTTGCCAAATTTACAAAACGCAAGTCAATTTCATCACGGTTTTATTGTGATGAAATTGTGCGGTGATAAAActctaatatatatttttgcagctACGTCTAAAACATGTTTGGCTTATTATTACATGAGCTTTTATTTAAgttgtacacagtttagttgcGTAACATccttataataataacatcCCCGTGTTTATGATCAGTCCCTTGTACGTGCGAgagaagtaaaagcaaaaggaCAGAAGTATTTCAAGATAAAGTCATGCGAGATGAGGAATCTTTGGAGAAGCACAGTGTTAATCTTATTTATTTCTAAGCAAGTGACAGCATTTCAGGTCAACAGTTAAATTTCAGATCTGAAAAGTGGCGACCAATTAAAAATACAGGTTTCTGAGCGATAAAAGCGCCGACTATGATGTGTGAGATTCCAACCTCTGtgaagacaagcagctggcaaaCACCCAACAGAAAAGTAAATGCAGCTTTAGATAATATTGAACTatttaagaaaaaacatttgtgcGTGTAACTGTGAAATTGAAGTTTTACTAAGGGATTTCAAATATGAAGGTGGAGTAGCTGTGTACCTGCTGCGTTTCAAACTATGaggtcatttattatttattatttatctgttATGTCGCGTTTTATAAGAAGACAACTGTTGTGCAATAGTAGTtataataaaactgaataagGATGTTCCTGTTTTCCTGACAGGGAAGTTGGTTAAGCCTTGTCTTTACTGCAGTGAAGTGAATTGCATTTTTTATAAACACTTGATAACAAAGCTCTGGATTTGGTGCAAGAAATATGATAaagttgtgggttttttttgtggtatggtttgtgtttgtgtgtggcaGGCGTGtccaaagtactttttactgtacatttttgaaagtttacTGACTAtccatctcaaatatttaatgcgTCCCGGGATGTGAGCGTGAGTAAAAGTCTAGTggttgtaataaacacacaggtcCCTCAATTGCCGCTCAGCTTTGTATATGTGTCCCGTAATGATAAaactttaaactgggactaaacccggaataGACCAGGACGAAAGTAACATCAAACAAAGTCGACATCTGACACTTATCTgggttcaaaccaggacaaatgtgaATGCAACTTGAGAACATGGAGTCAGGAAACGTTAATAAACTTGTAATGGTAGAAGTTTATTTATCCTTCCTTTTTTAAATTCAACAAAACACGTATGAACAGATAAACGCGAGACAGAAATaagtggcttggacgagcagcgaagcGTCtccactcctgcaacttttcgtccagttgacagatttaacttcagacctgacgactgagggattacacagatactttACTTAGAGCttaccaggcaaagcaataacatctccatgacgacaaggcacattttgcacctttaatatacaGAACTACTAAAACCCATCTGCATCTGTTTGTTGCATTCGTGAAAATACCACACTTTATGGTTTCTTTGTGAATTTAGACGACTTACTTTCATGATTTTGCATTGcgtttacatttaaatatgacACAGCCAGCAATAATTAATGAAATCTGGATCGTACTCGTCATTACTTATTAACTTTTGCAACTGATCCAACTCTATAAAACGAAGTGAAAGTCAAGATTTCCTAAACAATGCACCCCTTTGTTGGAAAGCGCGGGCCTAAGTTACCGTTTCTCGCCTGCACGCTCACTCGTAAATGCATTTGGGTCGTATGCTTGTGATTATGAGTTTTGCTGTGTCTCTTTTTGCACACATGACCCGTCTGCTGAACACACAGGCAGCTCACGTCACAGCCCAGTTACAAAGAAATGAAACTCATGGAGAGGCcctagagaaaaaaaacaaaacaaccaagGACGTATTTTGCGCTGATATGCAAGGTTATCAACaatatttccaaaaaaaacCTTGCAAGATGTATAATAATAGTTGTATTACCACGTTTTGTAGTTGTAGATTGCATGCAGACcttgcagataaaaaaataaaaaaaagcaaagtgTGCTCCAGCTTTGCAGTTGTAGCTTATCTCAAAAGGACAAGTAAGGTCAATAGGAGggattaaaaaacacaacttatcAACAAGTACTTTCTATATTATCTGTGGTGGGCCGTGCTGTTTTTACTGTTCACAAGATAATCCTCTGCTGCGCGTTAGTCTGTAAGAAAATAAAGGACAAAACAGTGAATatcattactcaagtagaagtaaaaagtacttcaaatATGCTAGAATAAAGAATAGCATGTGTTTGATTgtggtcaaataaaaataataataaaataaaattaaataaataaataaataaataaataataatgtattttatttatattacactCAACATTTCAAATCTATTATGTTACTACTGTTGctgtttctactactactactgcaactgttactgcaactactacaataACTGATTCcataattcttaccaaaacAACATTTACTATTGTAAGatgcacttttgtttttggtgcaAATACTGATGCATAATACAAAAGTAAAGTCAATAAATATGAAGCAAATCACAGctttaacataataataataataataataataataataataataataataataataataataataataattaaaaactgaCGTTAACGCCAAATTTTCTTTACAAAATGTATCTATATGAGAATTCCAGACATTCTACAAAATtgctaaacattttaaaatcataattgatgtaaaatatttgtttgCAGCCACAGAAAAGATACTGTCTCCAACTTTTTGCCTTAAGCTGAgcacttgaaaaacatgttgacTTAATGAGCCTGAAGGTTAAAATGAAAGTTAAGGCTCCTCCGCCCTGTGCGTGCACTGCAGGATATTATTCAACTGTTTAGAAACACTCCTGGTCTTAACTTTCTGTTTGTGTGTCCGACTGTTTtgcaaacacagctcttgcTTTGTACATCTTTGCAAATCATGTTCTGAGTTTGATCAAAAGGATTTGTCCAAGTGCAGACACAGTGAGCTGATGAGCTGCCAAATTAAAGAAAATTagacttttattaaattataaccATTTTATAACAGTGTCCATCATGATGAACTCACTCCTGGTTGTATTTTGATTATGATTTTGTACTTTTGACTGAGTGGGTCTGTATTATCCTGCAGCTGAGTCTTGCTtcctcagaaaaaaaaaaaaaaaaaaatctgttttccacttagccccgcccacttctcaCCTGTGATTATTCAAAAAGATCAGACTCTGTGTCACATGTATCATTGAACCCTCTGCGTGTGACATGGAGTCTGGTCTTTTGTCACATAGGACATTTTTATAAAAGAAATGCagaaattaaaatttaaaatgaaactatAGAGGCGGAGCCTATTCGCTCTGCAGTGTTGAGCAGGAAACCAATGGAGCTGTTTCTATTTTAAAgcctttttaaatcaatattgttgcccacaatgaagaaaatatataataatgatcCATGCaggttatatttttatattaagtgCCTGAAACATATATGTTTTCTTTGAGTCTGTTTGCAGCAATAAAATAAGCAAAAGTGAatgaaatattacaaaataaaagttgtcACGGACCCActtgaaaaacataaacataacatatgtttttacaataaATGCAGCCAGTTTACTCTGACACAGACCCGTCCCCCAAACACAAGGGAAAACTCCAAGGACCAGTGGAAAGTCCTTCTGGTGAgtttgttgtgattttagttCAGTCTGTACTGACTGGACACTGAATCACTTTATAAGACACTCACCTCCTCTAAACATGACCATACTTAGTGTTTTCAGTGACATCATCTTGACTCTAAAACATGTATCATTGTGTTGGATCCACTGTTACAATAAAGAGGAAGTGGAAATGTCTCAGATGAGTTTTTCAGGTTAGTCAGATCCATCAGACTCCACAGTCCCTCTAGTCCTGAGTAATGCCATGTGTACTATGTGTACTATGTGTACTGTGTAGTACTTGTGCTGTGCAGCATGTGTACTGTGTAGTACTtgtactgtgtgtttgtgtactgtGACAGTCATGTGGTTTCGCGGTTTGCGCCCTGGTCATGGTAAAGGATTTGCATTGAAACGAATGCTAcgcttaagtttcactttcgtttacTAGAAGCGCTCAGTCTGACTATaaacagagcagctcagagcaGCAGGGCGGAGTTTAAAGGCACAGGAGGCACAGGACGGACAGTATAAAAGATGAACCTTCAGACCTGAAACATTTAGAAGAGACGCACAGACGGAGCGCGGCACAGACTCGGGATTACGCGCCGCGTTTTGTGGATTTAAGGATATTTAAAGTGTGaaaagtgctgcacaaacaACACGGTAAGATTTAAAACGCTTCATTGTTAGATTATTTTAACCAAAACACACTCATAAGATTCACTGAAAGTATCATCTGCAAACACGTCAGGATGTGACATTTATATCACGTTATATTCTAATTGAAACGTAACaggtgtgtcctgtcctgtcctgttcTGTCCTCTTCTGTTCTGTCCTGTTctcttctgttctgttctgtcctgtcctgtcctcttCTGTTCTGTCCTGTCCTTTTCTGTCctcttctgttctgttctctTCTGTCCTGTCCTCTTCTGTCCTGTCCTTTTCTGTCctcttctgttctgttctgttctcttctgtcctcttctgttctgttctgttctcttctgtcctcttctgttctgtcctgtcctgtcctgttttgtcctgttcTGTCTTGTCCTgtcctgttttgtcctgttcTGTCTTGTCCTGTCCTCATGTCTTAAACTGGGACAGGACAGATTGATCAGAAGTAATTTGACCCAAGCACCACGTCATTGTTTTAAACTGGATAAACAGTGAAGCCAAAGGTAAAATCTGCTGCTTCAGTCCTGAAGAAGCTTTTTGGACGAGCAGAcaaacttcttcactcctacaactttttgtccagtgacagattaaacatttgccttttatggatcagacctgagggattacaccaccTGGAGCAATAAAAAGGAGTGCTGACTGGAAAAAGTATCTGCTGTGGACTAGTGTGTTTCTTAAACAAAGAGAGAACAAAAGACAGTGATATTGACATAAGGCTCCAGATTGTCTGTGTCATTCATgaatcttctctctctcttctgactCATGAATCTTCTCTCTGTTGTTTCAGGAtgtcagaggagcaggcagaGATGGGAGAGGGTCTGGATGGAGGATGGTAGCCAACAGCACCCTGGAAGGTCTTCATGACTGCACACGCTCACTCTCATCGTCCTCTGCATCGTCCTCTGCATCATCGTCTGCTTCATCCTCTGCAtcgtcctctgcctcctctcggtcctcttcatcctccctgTGCTCCTCTTCGTCCCTGTCGGTGAGCCCCCTCAGTTGGGAGGATCTTCAGAGagtccctcctcctgctccggTGCACAGATCAGTGCCCTGTGTTTACCTCACACATTTCCCAGTCTTCTCCTGCAAAGAGGACTGTGACATCATCACGGACACGGCGTCTAAGCTGGAGCGCAGCGGGTTCTACTGGGGTCCTCTGGGCGTGGAGGAGGCTCACCGTCTGCTCAAAGAGGCTCCTCTGGGCAGTTTTCTGATCCGAGACAGTCGTCAGAAGGACGTGTTCTTCACTCTGTCCTACCACTCCAAGAGCGGCCCGGTCAGCGTGCGCATCGATTACAAAAAACACCGGTTCTCCCTGGCTGGAAACGAGCGCTCCTTCCCATCGCTCTTTGCTCTATTGGAACATTACATCAGCTCGCCCAAAAAGAGCCTGAGCGTTCCCTACAGGAAATGGGAGCCCACTCTGCAGGAGCTGTGCAGAAAGAGAGTGTTGGAGCTGAGCGGGAGCATAGGTCACATTTCAGAGCTGCCCATCACCACAGTGGTCAAAGACTTTATACAGGAGTTTCCCTACAAGTTATGACTGTCCTctgctgtgtcctgtgtgtccctGCTCTAACTGCACTGTCACAGAGACACGGGGCTCCTGTCGGGACGCCGCAGCCCTGTCAGATATTTCATGAACATTACAGGACTATACACAACAGTTTAGTGAAAATGACTTTTAGTCTATTTATACCTTGGAAAAATAATAGTCATATGACAAATACTGCtgctgtgttaaaacaaaactacaggGACAGAATGAAAGTACAGACTGTTCTGGGCCCATGGGCGTCTCTGGGAAGTGTAGCACCAGGTCTTGTCCATGTGCGTCCATTCTTCAGTTCAGTCGGGACAGTCGGAGAAGTACGGCCCTGGTGGAGGGTACGGTTGAAACCAGCACAAACGTGTAGCACAAACTCTTTAAAAACTCTAATGTGAAAGTTTACATTATGACTGTGTACTACACTGGCTCAGATACCATCAGTCTGAATGTCGCGGTCGCTTCATGCTACTTTGTGATTTCAATGGTCAAGATGGTGCAAGAAACAGTGAGCTTTGTACTGTAACACACAAACTGTCAGATCCTTCAAATAatgtctatttttttatttagttttatttactaatattattaaaattgaATGTCTTTGCTTGAACCCTTGTTGGTGTTATCATTGCAGCACAGACAGGAGGGGCGACAGTCTTAACGTACAGTATCATCCCCACAATGATTCATCTGTGGCGCCTGCAGACAGTGGTGGGCGGGGTTACCGGGGTAGTCAATGGCCTTTTACCAGAAACAGGGGCAGAGGTGACATACTAATAGTGCAGGCGTGAATACTAACCTAGCAAAATGAGAAACGCATCATACTGAAAGTCTTTGAGGAAGTTTATTTTTATCCTTTTAAATTATTGGTGAGAAAGTTGAATGTTGGCagagttcattcattcattcattcgtaCAACAGTTATTCGCTATTGGGTGCGGCTTCACTTTACTCGTGAAGCAGGTGCTATAGAACAGACGGTGACTCATAGTACTGCATTGTAGCGAAGGAATGTACTAgtgatgaaataa of the Periophthalmus magnuspinnatus isolate fPerMag1 chromosome 8, fPerMag1.2.pri, whole genome shotgun sequence genome contains:
- the socs1a gene encoding suppressor of cytokine signaling 1a, which codes for MVANSTLEGLHDCTRSLSSSSASSSASSSASSSASSSASSRSSSSSLCSSSSLSVSPLSWEDLQRVPPPAPVHRSVPCVYLTHFPVFSCKEDCDIITDTASKLERSGFYWGPLGVEEAHRLLKEAPLGSFLIRDSRQKDVFFTLSYHSKSGPVSVRIDYKKHRFSLAGNERSFPSLFALLEHYISSPKKSLSVPYRKWEPTLQELCRKRVLELSGSIGHISELPITTVVKDFIQEFPYKL